cAATCGAATTGTTTCATTATTCTTCttacagatttttaaaaaattttgcctGTCAGTATTTATTTggtttattgtaaataaatttttcaaatgactGCTACTTTCAGGGTCATAAATCTAAACCTTTTCTCGTCTGTGTAAATGaactaatgaataaaaatagtggtaattataataattttttatccagaaactcctaaaaataaaattttcaattttaaaataaaaaatttaactcgtGCTACCAAAAAACTGTACGGTGATAAAATTCGACGgggtttttaaaattcacgatcctgaagttagcagtttcaaattttcgtatccttttttcaacaaataaataataaaaaaaaaaaaaaaaaactaaaaatatacgcatgtagaaaatttaataaactataggtgcaatttttcaatttttttttttatcgttaatcgtttttaaaaaaagtcaaaaactgtcagacgtctgctaacttcagtatcatttaaaatttaaataaagcgCCATTTCTCTATCAGACCGACCAGACCTCAATATCTGATCGTTCAATGTTCAAGTGGTTCAAGTTGACTTTTTAGTTTGCTTAGTTTTAGTCTAGCAGCtgatcaataatatttaatagcaATACAATTCAAGTCAATTTTAAAACCTGAAacatgattttattatttataaaaattattttataattcaaacaaaaagtaattaaatttaattaaaacttttaaaaatatcaggtACGTATtctcgtaaatttattttcatttttcaaacagctaatcagttttttaaaaaaaatatcaattcaacGGGAGGcgtttgttgataaaaataatatttatatttttataataacaatgacaTTATTctaatatcaattaaatttagaaaaaattacaaatatactTTTGCGTGCTGAGGTTATAAAAACACAAACAGGATATTTTAAACGTcaagtcataaattaaaattttaatgtttatttttttttcaggataGAAGAGAGTGCAATAAATCAAAGATGtttgacaaaataaataaagaactaGTGCCTATAAAGgcgcattattttttatataacgctggtaagtcaaaataattatcctAAAGAAATAAAGCAACCGacaatttatcaatttcaaGTACAAAATTCCtactgttaataaataaaaataataataatttaaaaaatggacatcaagttcaaaaagtcaatttatttattcataaataaataaattgtcggcTGTCTCCCGCTTTCACTGTCATAAAAAATCGCTCTTTGGACTTGGActgttatataaatatataaatataaataattattcaaattacagCAACAGGACCAGTAATACCATTTTTACCAGTAATAGCAAAGCAATTAGGATTCTCAGGATTTTTAGTCGGTATAATATACACAATACTCCCAATATCAGGACTGTTAGCAAAGCCTATATTTATTGGCATAGCTGATAAATTTCGActgcataaaatattttttctcacaTTTCAAGCGATACTCgctatttcatttttttcaatatattttattcccAAAATAAGTCATCAGTCGATAGGTAATGTCACATTAGCGTGCCATGTAGaaacatatattcatatatgtcCGTATAATACCACTAAAGACTTTTCTACTGAAGCTATGAGACAAGTTTTCGTATCCAACCGCACACATGCTTCTTGCAAAGTAAGTTATCGTCAACTAAGTACTTGGTAACTATCAAGTCTACgactcgaaattttttttagccccACGATGGCATAAATATcaaaactgataaaaatttatttaagttgataattaatattaatttactacTTATTTCAGTTATCTTGCCAAGCATCCTCGATGGTTTACGATGAACTCTGTCATGGCTGGAAACTAAATCAATTTTGTGGCCTAGtaaatacaaatattgaaCCAGAtactaaatttgaattcactgCCGCATTTAATATGCTCGATAATCAAAACGTAATTAATtgctatttattaatttagggTGTGTTCTGAAAAACACGAGATTGATAATTAGTAAATGGAAAGTCACGCGGGTTAATTAAAACTAGAGGAACGAATACCTGATACGTCGAATTATTCCTCTGGTTCAACCAGATATTTGTGACCGCAGAAGTTACAGAGctgaagatcgaaacgtttttcgggcaacgaaaatttaaaaaattcatgtaattaAGGGGTAGTTCCAAAGGGTGGCTTAAGATTTTGGGCTGATGTACCAGCATCTatttgcgaaacatttcagaaatctagtctTGTAGACTTTACtttctagttttttttcgttgcgcgaaatcGTTCCGATCTCAGGTACACCAGAAGTTGCATCTTTTTCTTCCAAGTTAATTTCTGAACACGCCTTTAATTGTCTATTTTAAATGAacataattatgaatttttttgtagataacgTCTTGTGTGcatgttaaagtaaaaaatgcaaCTTTTGATGACAACGTCGTTCATTATCCATACTGTGACTTAAAAGACAAGCCGATGTACACTCAGTGTGTAGCCAATTGTACAGATGTACCAGAAATGAATAAACTATTTAGTGAACTAGATGGTAAAGATATCAGTCAGACGACAAATTATCAGTTTCATTTATTTCTGTGGTCTGCGGTTGTTAGTTGGATCGGCATGGCCGTTGTTGTCAGTATCGCTGATTCTATCTGCGGTGATCTTCTAGGTAACTatcaaatagaaaaaataattcgattttatgtagaaaataaattaattaattattgcagGTAACGAACGCATTAGCGAGTacggaaaacaaaaaatgtgGGGGTATGTTGggtttggaattttttgtATCAGCACTGGATATCTGGTTGATGTTTTCAGCAGAGGAAATGATGACAAAGACTACtcttgtatattttatatcatgTTAATAGGAATGGTGATGGATATAATTGTGTCAGCAACTTTGaacaaagtaattaaaaataattatcagacttttttttaatcaccatttaaaaataatattttatttatttaatttagaaatCAGTGGATCGTATCGAAGATGATCCATCTGTTCTATGGGAGTTGGGAGCAGTAGCAAGAGAAGGTCGAGTtcttgtatttattttctggTGTGTCGGTGCTGGAATTTGCACAGGAGTAGTCtggaattttttgttttggtaCACAGAAGATTTAGCTGATAACAAAGACTGGCTCAAAACACTCCAAGGCCTAATTATTGGTGTCCAATGTTTCTTAGGCGAGTtaccatttaattttatatctgcgcggatacttaaaaaattcggTCACATTAATGTGATGAGTTTAGTTCTGATAATTTATGCAGTCAGGTaagttttcatttaattttaattaattaaacaaataaataaattttctaagactcaaaattttatagatttatgGCATACAGTTTAATTACAAATCCGTGGATGTATTTGGTCGTGGAAATACTTCATGGGCCAACTCTGGGTCTTTGTCGGCCTACAATGATAGCATATGGAGATAAAATTGCGCCTTCTGGTACCAGAGCGACGATGCAGGGTCTCGTCGGTGCTATTTTTGAAGGCATTGGTCAGTATCTAATCTGGCCATCAATCAACAGACTTGTTTACAAGtttctgataattatttatatattttgcaacAGGTGTATCAATGGGTAGTCTTATTTGCGGCGGTCTGATGGATGACTACGGCGGAATGATGACATTCCGTATATTTTCCGTTGGTGCGCTTTCTTGGCTAAGTATTTACTGGATGCTACAGTTGTTATTACGGAAAGCCAAAGCTTACCCACTTCACCAAGGCCACAGTCGTAAGTTAACTACTAGtacttaattttataaatgaatttatgttgtattttaaagtattaattaattaattaattattaatttgattgtAGATCTAGCGAGTTACGCAACACCAAGCGATGCAATTCTTATGACCACGAGCCAAGAACTCcaaacttattaaaaataaaaaagtataattaataatcacgtGATTGGTGCtttcactaaaaatatttttaaatattttatacttaaactttagttatataaaaatttattacaatttatcattttatccGCACGTAAAATCCGGTGATCATTAAcctttcgataaaaaaatatttaaaaattaatttcaccgCAATATaactatcaattaattacCATATTTTGATATCataaatattgatatatttgtcTTTTACCGGAAGGTTAATAATAGTGTAATTATGTGATATTTCATGATTTATTCAGTACCTCAGTATTATTTATGAAAGAACAAAtcactaaataatttaagtactttcaatagttattaattaaacttaaaaatttgtacaattatataaaactattattataaacgataaattttatagtaagGGCAGGTtctaagtaaatttaattcacgtaattattttgttgttttgttaattagtttttttttcttttttttatattttttaataattttattaacaatgaaATTACGAAGAAGCTTTATTAGccgattaaaaattatgacgCGTTGTAACACGAgtcatatattaatttaagatgtTTACAATATCGCACAAGTGAAATAATTATCaccatattattatttcatataattgtaatttattttttattatcattattattttgtcaataaatatatatatatattatattatatatatatatgctattaaaaaaaaattgttttgttgGTTTGTAAGGCTGTCTCAGGACGTTAGTTATcgaatttaatcaatttaatgtttctttctttatttactttatcttgcattcattattttttatcattctctTTTTAGCGCTTATACTAATTGTGTGAGCACAAGAGGCCTtgattatttaagtttttattatctcgataataataataataataattatcattaattattgttattaatattatttattatcttataTTACTTGTGTTGCGTTAGATGTATAAATGATGATGGCATTAAAGTCTCACTTTCGTCGTTGGCTTGTTGTACGTACAGGTGTTGTCGCTTGGCTGGTGGATTGAGGTACGGGTTCGACAATGGCCAGTAGATTCGCTATTTCACCAGCAGAATCACAGTAGTCGCTCATGATTCCTGTGCTGGTATGAAAAGCAATGCTGCCTTCGCTTGAAGACGCGAGGCTGCCAGAAAGCGGGGGCGAACGTTCTTTCGGTGACGCTGAGTAGGCTAAATTATTCGAATTTGAGGACCCACCAGCACCAGCATTCCCGCTGCTGTTACCACCGCAATTAGCGATCTCCAGATTGCTGTGTAATTCAAGAATACGTCTttccaataataaattaatagctACTTGGGCGTCGTATTTGGACTCGACGGCGCGTAATTCAGCCTCATTGCGTTCCTTAGTCTCTTGTAGAATACGTTGTTGGTCAACCAGCTGTCCTTCAATGTAAGCTTCCCGATTTTCCAGCTCAACAAGACGAGTTCTCAGGGCTTCGATTGTCGACGTACGCGAGTCTAATTGCCGTTTCAACGCAACCAATTCTTCTTCATACGCGCGGTGTATTTGAGTAGCCTCCTGTCTTAGCATTGGCACTGGTCCCGAAGCGCGCTCATGATATTTATTCTGTGCCTCAccgagtaataaaaattttttctgtacatTATCAAGAATCCTCTTGAGCTCTTCACTGCGACTGGCAGCTTTCAGTGCGTCTTTAAGTTGATGAGCCGCGTCGAATAATGTTGCTTCAGCCACACGCGTCTGCTGTTCACACTCAGCGACTCTCGTCTTTTCCTTTTTTATGTCTAATTCTAGCACTTCAACATTCTCTGCTAGCTTGCGGTTACGATTGTGTTCCTCCAGACACTTTGACTGCCAGTTGTCAACAGCTTTCTTGTAATCACTTTCGGTAATACGACTTTCACGCTTACTGCGTTcgatttcatttttcaaactcTCAACTTCGCTCTCCATTATGCGCAACCGATCAGCCAGCTCTGTTTTTTGTTCTTGAAGAGTACGCGAGTCTCTCAATTTTCCAAGGAGCCGACGGTTGCGTTCCGCATGAACTTCCCTACGCTGTCTTTCGAACAAAAGTTGCATCTGCATTAGTTGCAACTGTTGATTTACTGACTCAATGTCAATAAGGTTGCTATCCTCGTTTATATTATCACCGTTATCGTCATCTAGGCCTTTCTTTTTGTTAAAAGATCTCACTTTCTTGTCTTTTATCGACAGTACACTGGCACAGTTTTCAATGTAACGATCTAGCATCAACGTAGGCGACAATCTCGAGtcagtattattattacgacTTGTCTGCTGTTCAGTACTACGCTGATCTACGATCCCATGTAATAAATACTCGTAAGGAAACAAATCATCCGTCTGAACTCCTGCttcttttttatactttaaatCGGAGCATGATTTTGATCGACGTACTTTGTGATCCGGATATGAAGCAGGACGACTCACTGTTGGTGCTGAATGGCTAGGCAAATCAAATTTACACAAACGGAATTTTTTAGCTAAATTTTTGTTAGCAGCCCGCGAATAATCGTCACGATTTCTGTAAGCCTCCATGTGATTTACTTGAGGGTGGCAATTTACTATTTCTACAAcctgaaaatataatttaaaattaaatcaatacttacttacaattacaattacaattattattatttcaaaaaatagtaattaaattaccaaCCTCTTGGTCTTCTTTCCACGAGTCATTTTTACCATTTTGACTTGAACTATTttccagtattttttttacaccttcaatatttatttgctgTATCTGCGCACTATTATTTCTTTCAGCAAGTAGCCTACTAATTTTTTGCGAAACAATTCCCTCTTTTTCCACGGGCACAAATGACAGAGCATTAACGGTGCTGCTGGGTGTAGAAGGACGTGAATTTCCCGTCAAAGATCCATTGCCAAATGCGCTGAGAGCCCGAACAGCCGCAGAGCCAACGGAAGTTGATCTTGTGGATGTTTGTCTGATATCCTGCAagcaaaattcaaatttaaatcccaataaatatttatttagagtcaatataaaattaaataaagtaccTTGACGGGTGTTGTCTCAGGCGTTGCTTCAATGGCAGCTTCCGGTGGTGAAGAATTGCTTCTATTGGTGCTGTTGTTAGGCGTCGAAGGAGCTGATCGTGGTTcgtaatttattgtttgtatAGATTTTGGACTGTGAGGTGGAATTTTCATACTCGGTGACCACAGAGTATCTTCATCTAAATCATTATTCATTCCCGTGCCCAGCGGGTCGTCGACAATATTTATCGGGGTCAGAGGGCACTGCTGATCTGGTAACGGAGTAGCGCGTAAATTATTTGGCGCAAACATTTCTTCTCTATTTCTATCGAAAGCAAAATGTCCGCACTCAGCAACAACATCATGATGCTCCATTTGCTTCCAACGAGCTGCGTTGGTCTCAGTATCACGCGACGCGGTTATCAACAGCGGATGCATCCTCACCGAGTCCAACATTGGTTTTATCGTGTGTTTAAATGTCGCGAGGTACTCTTGATCACGCTGAGCATGCTGATGCCGCAAATATGATATCAAACTACACGGGTACATCGCATACAgacgatgaaaaaaattgtaaagacCCAGATGGAGATGGAGCAGATGAAAGGAATCCTTGTCAGCAGAGTTTGCTGGTAAATTGTTTACAGAATTTGATTGATTGTGATAGTACGAAGCAAGACGATTGAATACCTCGAAGATGTCATTGAGATATGGCCCCAAAGCTGCTGGTAACATTGGCAACAGGGTCACGAGCAATAACAACGCACTTACTACTGACAGCGCATCGACttcgtattttaataattttagcaGCTCGCGAAATAATGAATGACTTGTCAATTTGTACAGCCATGTTGGCTGTCTTCGTGCTATATGTCCTAGCACAATTAATGCTTGCACTCGTTGATTATGACTTGTCGGCTTTGCTAATGTCTCTGCTAAGCGATCCAGCAGATGTTTGTCATGTGGATCACGTACTCCAGCAAGGACTTCTATTGCTCGCAATGagtttgttgtaaaaaaataatcaaccaATCCATTTACAAGGCAATTGTCTTTGGCTGGGgagtattaattataaattagtaattaaaaaacaataatactaataataaataattaacactcGAGTACTTACTTGACAAAAAATGATcgtggaatatttttttaacttcttcaACATCACTTAATTTATTAGACTCCAacgatttaaacaatttacCAACTTCACTACTGCTACCCATCACTTCAAATTAATTTGCGTCTTGTTTAAACGTTGtcttgtatttttaatttttttttaaaaagatctTTGGCTCACAGGaagaatgaataattatttggtGATTGATTGCTAACTTGTCTGGTAGCCATTTGTTAATTATCACTTAACTTTGGCTACctaaaagtttatattttatgatctataataataaataaataaattaattaataaattgattaattaaactgtcaattaaatgaaataataaaataagtggTTTTAAATAAGTGTTAAATGTCAcacgaaaaatataatattaaagttaatgttaaatgtcattaataaatctataaatatatgacgtcttgataattaaaagtttaagattgtcaattaaaaataatgttagctatataataaataaattgtcggcTACATAATACTGCGGTATGTTATCATTAACAGACAGACCCTTtacttggtaaaaaaaatataattcgttaaataatatttagcaccgagttatttacttattatttaagtgACATTGTTAATTGGTGGTGATTTTAAAAGTGATAGTGGATTGTTGTAATTATTGTTGAGACTTACCTGAAGATCATCGAGTGTTTCAGCAAAAGACCTCCTCATCGAGGTACTTGTTAGTTGCTGAATGATGGCTGGGGCTGATCACTGATGGTTGCTAACTCCTGCTTTCCTAACTCCTAGCGCTGCTACACGAACTAACAAGTATTTTTAtcacaacatatatatattatttatttatttgttttctttctctttttaatcatcaattttctacatgttcTGTCAATGAtaatgtagaaatttttactaaatgtcattttataatgatcctgaagtcagcagacaatcagtaattttcggatttcgtctacaaatcaattgcaaaaaaactaaaactaaaaatatgcactgatagaaaatttgaaaaactacaggtgcaatttttttttatagtttaccgtctaataaaaaaattattaatgatattgaagttagcagacgtctaataattttggatctttttttagacgataaaccataaaaaaaaatgtttgaaaaaatcgcactgtagttttttaaattttctacatgagcatatttttattttatttttttgcaattgatttgttgaaaacaaaaattcaaaaatttttaaatgtctactaactttaggatcataaattattagacgtctgctaacttcagtatcatcatattatatatatagtatatatttgtttatgttTACGTGAGTGTGAAAGCAGCtgacagttgaaaatttttgaatttttgaacaaataaaatgtaagtagaattaaaattcaaaaattgggatttgaatatttaaaaaatcagttcGCGcgcttatttaaatttcattgtttaaattattttatttatttgaaatttttaaattgtcttataTTTGCTATATTCACACTCATTGTTTACGTTTCAGTCGTCCAA
This window of the Microplitis mediator isolate UGA2020A chromosome 8, iyMicMedi2.1, whole genome shotgun sequence genome carries:
- the LOC130673740 gene encoding major facilitator superfamily domain-containing protein 6; translation: MFDKINKELVPIKAHYFLYNAATGPVIPFLPVIAKQLGFSGFLVGIIYTILPISGLLAKPIFIGIADKFRLHKIFFLTFQAILAISFFSIYFIPKISHQSIGNVTLACHVETYIHICPYNTTKDFSTEAMRQVFVSNRTHASCKLSCQASSMVYDELCHGWKLNQFCGLVNTNIEPDTKFEFTAAFNMLDNQNITSCVHVKVKNATFDDNVVHYPYCDLKDKPMYTQCVANCTDVPEMNKLFSELDGKDISQTTNYQFHLFLWSAVVSWIGMAVVVSIADSICGDLLGNERISEYGKQKMWGYVGFGIFCISTGYLVDVFSRGNDDKDYSCIFYIMLIGMVMDIIVSATLNKKSVDRIEDDPSVLWELGAVAREGRVLVFIFWCVGAGICTGVVWNFLFWYTEDLADNKDWLKTLQGLIIGVQCFLGELPFNFISARILKKFGHINVMSLVLIIYAVRFMAYSLITNPWMYLVVEILHGPTLGLCRPTMIAYGDKIAPSGTRATMQGLVGAIFEGIGVSMGSLICGGLMDDYGGMMTFRIFSVGALSWLSIYWMLQLLLRKAKAYPLHQGHSHLASYATPSDAILMTTSQELQTY
- the LOC130673738 gene encoding hamartin, with product MGSSSEVGKLFKSLESNKLSDVEEVKKIFHDHFLSTKDNCLVNGLVDYFFTTNSLRAIEVLAGVRDPHDKHLLDRLAETLAKPTSHNQRVQALIVLGHIARRQPTWLYKLTSHSLFRELLKLLKYEVDALSVVSALLLLVTLLPMLPAALGPYLNDIFEVFNRLASYYHNQSNSVNNLPANSADKDSFHLLHLHLGLYNFFHRLYAMYPCSLISYLRHQHAQRDQEYLATFKHTIKPMLDSVRMHPLLITASRDTETNAARWKQMEHHDVVAECGHFAFDRNREEMFAPNNLRATPLPDQQCPLTPINIVDDPLGTGMNNDLDEDTLWSPSMKIPPHSPKSIQTINYEPRSAPSTPNNSTNRSNSSPPEAAIEATPETTPVKDIRQTSTRSTSVGSAAVRALSAFGNGSLTGNSRPSTPSSTVNALSFVPVEKEGIVSQKISRLLAERNNSAQIQQINIEGVKKILENSSSQNGKNDSWKEDQEVVEIVNCHPQVNHMEAYRNRDDYSRAANKNLAKKFRLCKFDLPSHSAPTVSRPASYPDHKVRRSKSCSDLKYKKEAGVQTDDLFPYEYLLHGIVDQRSTEQQTSRNNNTDSRLSPTLMLDRYIENCASVLSIKDKKVRSFNKKKGLDDDNGDNINEDSNLIDIESVNQQLQLMQMQLLFERQRREVHAERNRRLLGKLRDSRTLQEQKTELADRLRIMESEVESLKNEIERSKRESRITESDYKKAVDNWQSKCLEEHNRNRKLAENVEVLELDIKKEKTRVAECEQQTRVAEATLFDAAHQLKDALKAASRSEELKRILDNVQKKFLLLGEAQNKYHERASGPVPMLRQEATQIHRAYEEELVALKRQLDSRTSTIEALRTRLVELENREAYIEGQLVDQQRILQETKERNEAELRAVESKYDAQVAINLLLERRILELHSNLEIANCGGNSSGNAGAGGSSNSNNLAYSASPKERSPPLSGSLASSSEGSIAFHTSTGIMSDYCDSAGEIANLLAIVEPVPQSTSQATTPVRTTSQRRK